gttacagatatggtcatgggagcacattcatatagggaggcccattATTCGGACGGTTCGACCggatgggcaacatgatcaggaagatgacgcggatgattttgaaccgatattagggtcacagcatcggcgcgggatggatcctttggcagtaaggtagcaacactcaattcactattcaaattcataatttcactattttatgatagatgaaaatgttaatcaatgtttatttgtttgcagctggcttcgcatatatctttcgagatcccactccccacatactctcgtctactacagggacgcactagatcgacaacgggacgaacaggttagtaacatttactatttgtattagttatgaataaattgtatacattactaagcagattgatttctattacagatgacatggcagccttacacagcggctaagatggaagctctaccgcacatatgtacatcgggccacgagatttggagatcgcgttgtcctcttatttgctttgacatcgtcgagctacatctcccggattgtgtcatgcgtcaatttggtttggagcaggtaattccgcaagcctgtgacacccaacctcaactacatgcgatcgatcggaggactggggacaagaactacctcgtacgacatagatcgcatgtagatgcgtggaatgacAGAGCATCTAGATTGGTtggaggagataacttcacaggtcatagctctgctatgtacatgagttggtacaggcgtatctccatattacgcctaacgaacaccgcatttgcgcagccaggatcacattaccatccgacatctacgttactggtatgttttctttcaacactcataacaaatagtaatagttttaagtaactcttttaacaatataatgataacaaataggctgagcgcatccgatcggtgctcatacaatgtaatgacacgattcaaggggccgctacatcgccagttgacgTGGGGTATCGActatgttctcagaccttaggctccattaacgtgtcgttgaccgatgcattgagtcaggcgggttatgagtacctcatactTACTCCCCCCGTCACtggcgaggtagatgacacattccacactccttctccaaggagttcagcccatcgaggtagctcttccggaagatccagttctcggtccacaagaggtcgccagcgctcatctactcgaggtcggtcttccagatcgccatcgacatccgcTATTATGTCGTCGTTCGTTCCCCCGGCTTCCATCAacactcctcctccacatccatcgcctccgcaaaggattatcacatatcagcgtgctagtcaacgacgagctcctgctcttaatgtcattgcggaggttgacgagttcacaccatcatcatctaccggtgcgcaaaacaaaaggggccgggggttgtagtttaacaaattttgtatattattatataacttgaacttcttgtatgagtttccataattgtaatatatctttgtattattttcataattatttttttcaaaacaagccggttcgtaattgattattatggaatagatggtattgaactactttaatgcatgttgcgttcactattttaaaatgaaagaaaaaaaaatcaggccacaagcaaactgccacttgaagtggcagtttacctggaccaaaccgccacttgagatggcggtttgccttgaccaaatcgccacttcatgtggcgtttttgtgcttaaggcaaaccgccatctcaagtggcggttttgtctaaaaaaataaaaaaaaaataattttccacgtggacggtattgtgggaaatactttcccaaaaaaatgcaaagtgggaattagtCTTTTTTTTAGACATAATCTGGGAATAGACTCTATCTTATACTAAAAATTCTTAGATTTCCTAAATGAAATTGTGTGACATTTCACATTACATTGTCCTTTgtttaaatatcaattttcatgagaaaagattttgaaagagGGATTTGAAGTGATTAAGATATTgttctctttattttatttattagttattCTCATTACAATCATACTTCATcaaatcatataaaatcaaaacaaactaaaataattcaattcaGATTAGATCCAAATAATTCATATCAAACTAAATCTGaaacatataatattattattattattattattattattattattattattattattattgttgttgttttttaaCTAACGGTTTATTTTTGGCTAGCTAGGTGATCTCTGTCCATTATGTTAGTGTTTTTACCCTTATTTCCTTggtattttaattttgatcacTCACATACTCATTTATATGATgcagattttattttattagataaTAGAGTTAATGATAACATTTAATAAATATAGAATTAAATTTTGTGGAGAAAATATAAacacaaacattaaaaaaaagtgttaaaataaagttagtggaaataTGTAAGGACtataagcattataaaaattagGGTAATTTCATCTGGTAACCTATTATTTTTTTCGGCTTTTTCACGTGGTAGGCAAACCTTTTTTGAATTCACAAAGTGACCTTGACCTTTAtatttttccacgtggtagacaaaagggaagttttttttgttaagtttACAGTATTTTTACCCaacattatataattttttttcaaaaaataaacgttGTGGTCACCACATATTTCGAAATTCAGTCgaaataaatatttgatttaaCATTTATggattaaaaaaacatttatggAAAAATCATTAACTTAGGGACACCACGtaaaattttcctaaaaattatattaaaataaagttaattaaaaatatgtgaagactatatatattaaaaaatattaaaattagggtGACCAAGGTAATTATATCAAAAAACAACCTCCATTTAATTCACTTTTATTGTTACATTTAGTTTTAGAGCCTTTGTCAATGTCTTATTTCTAtcataaatatctctaattgtgcctTTGTCAATGTCTTATTTCTAtcataaatatctctaattgtgcttgagtaacaaaaataataagttggtatttacaaaattaacattaagacgaatcaatcaaaatctcacttgactatattttaacttatagattaagataaaaacataaattatgaatgatcgatgaatagtgTTCAAAAAACAAAGCTTTTACATTGGCTTTTGAttgacttttggcttttggcttgttggttggtcaaagAGTTcggtaaatggcttttaagaCAAAGTAATAAAAGTtatttcagtttacttttttcgttggcttttggcttgttggcctACTCTTTTCTAATAAACAGTTAACAATTTATGcttaaatttatcaaacatctcTATAAACAGTTGACCTTTTCAgttagcttaaaagccaataaaaacaaCCAACATTTTTAACTGttcaaacaagccaactaaaaaagacaacaaccaattgccaaacacccccaatAATACTACTAAATTAGAAGGAGTATGATAAAAGTAGAAAGATTTTTAAGAGAACaacaaatcataatcataatcattaaCTCAGAATTCCGTATAAGTTAAAGTCCGGGAGTtgaacaacaaatgaaactGCAAAAATATAATATGCTCACCGTTCTTTAATGAAGTTTCCACAAGGAATATTCAcggaaattaaaatattttaaatagcgAATATAGAAGTTAGTTGAATAATACatttaatggaga
This Amaranthus tricolor cultivar Red isolate AtriRed21 chromosome 13, ASM2621246v1, whole genome shotgun sequence DNA region includes the following protein-coding sequences:
- the LOC130798788 gene encoding serine/threonine-protein phosphatase 7 long form homolog; the encoded protein is MNLLAYLYHNLCRASRKGAKDMGGCLMLLQIWSWEHIHIGRPIIRTVRPDGQHDQEDDADDFEPILGSQHRRGMDPLAVSWLRIYLSRSHSPHTLVYYRDALDRQRDEQMTWQPYTAAKMEALPHICTSGHEIWRSRCPLICFDIVELHLPDCVMRQFGLEQVIPQACDTQPQLHAIDRRTGDKNYLVRHRSHVDAWNDRASRLVGGDNFTGHSSAMYMSWYRRISILRLTNTAFAQPGSHYHPTSTLLAERIRSVLIQCNDTIQGAATSPVDVGYRLCSQTLGSINVSLTDALSQAGYEYLILTPPVTGEVDDTFHTPSPRSSAHRGSSSGRSSSRSTRGRQRSSTRGRSSRSPSTSAIMSSFVPPASINTPPPHPSPPQRIITYQRASQRRAPALNVIAEVDEFTPSSSTDFILLDNRVNDNI